The following are from one region of the Rosistilla carotiformis genome:
- a CDS encoding rhomboid family intramembrane serine protease — protein MRKIGEFTNPEQASQFCDYLLTISISATAEESNTDPVAWAVWIHDEDRLNVARAELDAFRQQPGDAKYRVYKQADEIRKQQEAKNKDRLKQQRKVGGAAWAGSGNFVTQKPRLTIALVVTCVVLFFLTDPGSRGVRDDAGAQLFQELRFVGVQDYVESEGDPLASIKKGQIWRVFTPNLLHGSMMHLGFNMMALFFLGGAIERLQSPMALAVLVLLTGITAIVVQSIFPASLGGSPNVIGISGAVYGLFGYLWIRPILQPSFPNLIPPSTVMLMLVFMFMFILLPQGSMGGQSIANVAHVAGLLMGIGCAAVASRMPT, from the coding sequence ATGCGTAAGATCGGCGAATTCACGAACCCTGAACAAGCTTCCCAATTCTGCGATTACCTGTTGACGATCAGCATTTCGGCGACGGCCGAAGAATCCAATACGGATCCGGTGGCATGGGCGGTTTGGATTCACGATGAGGATCGTTTGAACGTAGCCCGGGCCGAATTGGACGCGTTTCGTCAGCAACCGGGCGACGCAAAATACCGTGTTTACAAACAAGCCGATGAGATTCGCAAGCAGCAGGAAGCGAAGAACAAGGACCGCCTGAAGCAACAACGCAAAGTCGGCGGTGCCGCGTGGGCCGGTTCGGGCAATTTCGTGACGCAAAAGCCACGATTGACAATCGCGTTGGTGGTCACCTGTGTCGTGTTGTTTTTCCTCACCGATCCGGGCAGTCGAGGCGTTCGCGATGACGCTGGAGCCCAGTTGTTTCAAGAATTGCGTTTTGTCGGAGTGCAAGACTACGTCGAATCCGAAGGCGACCCGCTGGCTTCGATTAAGAAGGGGCAGATATGGCGTGTCTTCACGCCGAACCTTCTGCATGGCAGCATGATGCATTTGGGTTTTAATATGATGGCGTTGTTCTTTCTGGGAGGCGCGATCGAACGCTTGCAAAGCCCGATGGCTTTGGCCGTCTTGGTTCTCTTAACAGGAATCACGGCGATTGTCGTGCAATCGATCTTCCCCGCCAGTTTAGGCGGATCGCCGAACGTGATTGGGATCTCCGGGGCGGTTTACGGGCTGTTTGGATATTTGTGGATTCGGCCGATTTTGCAGCCTAGTTTTCCGAACCTGATCCCTCCATCCACCGTCATGCTGATGCTGGTGTTTATGTTCATGTTTATTCTCTTGCCCCAAGGATCGATGGGAGGCCAATCCATCGCAAATGTCGCTCACGTCGCGGGGCTGCTGATGGGGATTGGGTGCGCCGCCGTGGCTTCTCGAATGCCTACATGA